Proteins from one Listeria weihenstephanensis genomic window:
- the rhaM gene encoding L-rhamnose mutarotase, with protein MERIASIMYLKDGFAEEYKARHDDLWPEMEQVLKEHGAQNYSIFMDDNTHVLFAYLEVENREKYDKIASTEICKKWWAYMEPLMETNDDNSPVSKNLTSVFYLA; from the coding sequence ATGGAAAGAATAGCATCGATTATGTACTTAAAAGACGGTTTTGCGGAGGAATACAAGGCGAGGCACGATGATTTATGGCCAGAAATGGAGCAAGTCCTGAAGGAACACGGCGCGCAGAATTATTCGATTTTCATGGATGATAATACACACGTTTTGTTCGCGTACTTAGAAGTAGAAAATAGAGAAAAATATGACAAAATAGCATCGACTGAAATTTGCAAAAAATGGTGGGCGTATATGGAGCCATTGATGGAAACGAATGATGACAACAGCCCAGTTTCGAAAAATTTAACATCTGTTTTTTATCTTGCGTAA
- the rhaD gene encoding rhamnulose-1-phosphate aldolase: MSKDIVAAPFVQEMMKVTANLYRLGWDERNGGNISYLLTEAEVGEYINPNQVIRTIPMIFDATALAGKYFIVTGSGKYFKNVIDAPDVNLGIIRVSETGKSVELLWGFTDGGVPTSELPAHFMSHIERLKIDPEHRIIMHNHATNIIAMTFTHSLEERDFTRTLWQMCTECIVVFPEGVGILPWMVPGTDAIGMATAAKMREFRLVIWPHHGIFGAGSTMDEVFGLIETAEKAAEVYTLVQAQGGARQTITDQQLQDLADAFGVTAKSGYLQVGVK; this comes from the coding sequence TTGAGTAAAGATATTGTAGCAGCACCATTTGTACAGGAAATGATGAAAGTAACGGCGAATTTATATCGTCTAGGTTGGGATGAGAGAAATGGCGGGAATATCAGTTATCTGCTTACGGAGGCGGAGGTTGGTGAGTATATTAATCCGAACCAAGTGATTCGCACGATTCCGATGATTTTTGACGCGACGGCGCTTGCAGGGAAATATTTCATTGTGACGGGTTCTGGCAAGTATTTCAAAAATGTCATCGATGCGCCTGATGTGAATCTTGGTATTATCCGGGTTTCCGAGACGGGTAAAAGTGTCGAATTACTGTGGGGCTTCACGGATGGTGGCGTGCCAACAAGTGAGTTGCCGGCGCATTTCATGAGCCACATCGAACGCCTGAAAATTGATCCAGAGCACCGTATTATTATGCATAATCATGCGACGAACATTATCGCGATGACATTTACGCATTCGCTGGAAGAACGTGATTTCACGCGTACTTTATGGCAAATGTGTACGGAATGTATCGTCGTTTTCCCAGAAGGTGTCGGGATTTTGCCTTGGATGGTGCCTGGAACGGACGCGATTGGGATGGCAACGGCTGCGAAAATGCGCGAATTCCGATTGGTTATTTGGCCGCATCACGGGATTTTTGGAGCGGGAAGTACGATGGACGAAGTATTTGGTTTGATTGAAACGGCTGAGAAGGCTGCGGAAGTTTATACGTTAGTGCAAGCACAAGGTGGCGCGCGCCAAACGATTACGGATCAACAATTACAAGATTTGGCGGATGCATTTGGCGTCACAGCGAAATCGGGATATTTGCAAGTAGGCGTGAAGTAA
- a CDS encoding lytic polysaccharide monooxygenase, whose protein sequence is MKKVLGKSVLFLVAFTLLVATFAPAASAHGYISKPESRAYLAKLGINQNAGAIQWEPQSVEATGNFPLGGPSDGTIAGGGKFPEMDAQTPDRWHHVDLLGGQNNFTWTLTALHRTKEYKYYITKKDWNPNSPLTRGDLQLLTTINANNEVPSSTTVTHQVPLPTDRNGYYVVLGVWEIADTGNAFYQAVDVNLINNGTMTLK, encoded by the coding sequence ATGAAGAAAGTTTTAGGGAAATCAGTTTTATTTTTGGTGGCGTTTACATTATTGGTCGCGACCTTTGCACCTGCCGCGTCAGCACACGGTTACATCTCAAAACCGGAAAGTCGGGCTTATTTGGCTAAATTGGGTATTAACCAAAATGCCGGCGCAATTCAATGGGAACCACAAAGTGTTGAAGCTACGGGGAACTTCCCACTTGGCGGACCATCTGATGGCACGATTGCGGGCGGAGGTAAATTTCCAGAAATGGACGCCCAAACACCGGATCGTTGGCACCACGTTGACCTTTTAGGTGGACAAAATAATTTCACTTGGACGCTAACTGCACTTCACAGAACGAAAGAATATAAATATTATATTACGAAAAAAGACTGGAACCCAAACAGCCCGCTTACTCGTGGTGACCTTCAATTGTTGACGACCATTAACGCTAACAATGAAGTTCCATCCTCAACAACAGTAACTCATCAAGTTCCACTACCAACTGATCGCAATGGTTATTATGTTGTACTTGGCGTTTGGGAAATTGCGGATACTGGCAATGCCTTCTATCAAGCAGTCGATGTTAATTTGATTAATAACGGAACAATGACCTTGAAATAA
- the rhaA gene encoding L-rhamnose isomerase, which yields MGNEKLKQKYEWAKEEYAKYGVNVDDVLKRLADVKISMHCWQGDDVTGFMNPDQELTGGISVTGNYPGAAHTPAQLRQDLEKAFSLIPGKHKVNLHAMYVDTDEKVDLDEIEPAHYAKWVDWAKEQGLGLDFNPTFFSHPNSEDGFTLSHPDKKIRDFWIEHGKRARKVAAYFGEELGQTSVNNFWVPDGFKDNPIDRLAPRKRLMESLDTIFAEELDRKYTLDAVESKLFGLGAEAYTVGSHEFYMGYGITRNKLICMDAGHFHPTEVISNKLSSLSLFSEGILLHVSRPVRWDSDHVVIMDDELQEIGRELVRNDLLGKTHIGLDFFDATINRVAAWVIGTRNTLKSLLKAMLEPTEYLRKIELEGDYTSRLALTEELKDFPFTAVWDYYCEAQNVPVREAWLKEVKDYEEKVLVKRSEEAIGIE from the coding sequence ATGGGAAACGAGAAATTGAAACAGAAATATGAGTGGGCAAAAGAGGAATATGCGAAGTATGGGGTGAATGTAGATGATGTTTTGAAGCGTTTGGCGGATGTGAAAATTTCGATGCATTGTTGGCAAGGTGATGATGTGACAGGGTTTATGAATCCGGATCAAGAGCTGACGGGCGGGATTTCGGTGACGGGTAATTATCCTGGTGCCGCGCATACGCCAGCGCAGTTACGCCAAGATTTGGAGAAGGCGTTTTCGCTAATTCCTGGGAAACATAAGGTGAATCTACACGCGATGTATGTAGATACGGATGAAAAAGTTGATTTGGACGAGATTGAGCCGGCTCATTATGCAAAATGGGTGGATTGGGCGAAGGAGCAAGGTCTTGGTTTAGATTTCAATCCCACATTCTTCTCACATCCTAACTCGGAAGATGGTTTTACGTTGAGTCATCCAGATAAGAAGATTCGCGATTTTTGGATTGAGCATGGGAAGCGGGCTCGGAAAGTTGCGGCTTACTTTGGTGAAGAATTAGGGCAAACTTCAGTCAATAATTTTTGGGTTCCTGATGGTTTCAAGGATAATCCGATTGATCGGTTGGCGCCTCGTAAGCGTTTGATGGAGTCGCTCGATACGATTTTTGCGGAGGAGTTGGACCGGAAGTATACGCTGGACGCTGTGGAAAGTAAGTTGTTTGGACTTGGTGCTGAGGCTTATACGGTGGGATCGCACGAGTTTTACATGGGGTATGGAATTACGCGGAATAAGTTGATTTGTATGGACGCGGGGCATTTCCACCCGACGGAAGTGATTTCGAACAAGCTGTCATCGTTATCTTTGTTTAGTGAGGGAATTCTGTTGCATGTTAGTCGTCCGGTGCGTTGGGACAGCGATCATGTCGTGATTATGGATGATGAATTGCAGGAGATTGGGCGTGAGTTGGTTCGCAATGATTTACTGGGCAAAACGCATATCGGTCTGGATTTCTTCGATGCGACGATTAATCGCGTGGCGGCGTGGGTTATTGGGACGCGAAATACGTTGAAATCCCTTTTGAAAGCAATGCTTGAGCCGACGGAATATCTTCGCAAAATTGAATTGGAAGGCGATTATACATCACGATTGGCGCTGACTGAGGAATTGAAGGACTTTCCTTTTACAGCAGTTTGGGATTATTATTGTGAGGCGCAAAACGTGCCGGTTCGTGAGGCTTGGTTAAAAGAAGTGAAGGATTATGAAGAAAAAGTTTTGGTAAAACGGTCTGAGGAGGCAATTGGAATTGAGTAA
- the qoxD gene encoding cytochrome aa3 quinol oxidase subunit IV translates to MAKNKANTAHAEEGIPWKHIIGFALSIALTLLAVWVVFESTLDKSLIITIIFIFAFVQAALQLLMFMHMTEGQNGRIQVGNILFAAFIAIVIVMGSYWVMEIGHMNHLL, encoded by the coding sequence ATGGCGAAAAATAAAGCGAACACGGCACATGCCGAAGAAGGTATTCCGTGGAAACATATCATTGGTTTTGCCTTATCGATCGCGTTAACATTACTAGCTGTCTGGGTTGTATTTGAATCGACGCTTGATAAATCACTAATCATTACGATTATCTTTATCTTCGCGTTCGTTCAAGCGGCTTTGCAATTATTGATGTTCATGCACATGACGGAAGGCCAAAATGGACGTATCCAAGTTGGTAATATCCTATTTGCAGCATTCATTGCGATTGTTATTGTAATGGGATCTTACTGGGTAATGGAGATTGGGCACATGAATCACCTTCTATAA
- the qoxA gene encoding cytochrome aa3 quinol oxidase subunit II, translated as MSKMLKSLLLTVTLVFVGLLSGCGDLTVLDPKGPVAQSQSDLIIYSIIFMLIIVLTIFVLFVIMITKYRERADHSNYEPNMHGSAKLEILWTLIPVAIVIALAIPTVKTIYANEKAPEVTSHKDPIVIYATSANWKWFFSYPDQSIETVNYVHIPTDRPVLFKLTAADSMTSFWVPQLGGQKYAMSGMTMDLYLQADETGTFKGRNSNFNGEGFAGQVFDVVAQKPKDFEKWALKVKADSPTISQDRYDKLLLPGNVKPQSYAGTHMAFVDPAADPEYVFYAYKRYGFELTNPHDPNAKDTRTAKPILPARPVTITNPRFEDMDMSPMIIKNGTGYKKDKHYDEEMEKMGKEIKTDEATDHDQSGH; from the coding sequence GTGTCAAAAATGCTCAAGTCATTGCTACTTACAGTCACGCTAGTCTTTGTTGGACTCCTTAGCGGCTGTGGTGATTTAACGGTACTAGATCCAAAAGGTCCGGTAGCGCAAAGTCAAAGCGATCTAATCATTTATTCGATTATTTTCATGCTTATTATTGTACTAACGATCTTCGTGTTATTTGTAATCATGATTACGAAATACCGCGAGAGAGCAGATCATTCCAACTATGAACCAAACATGCATGGTAGTGCGAAGTTAGAAATTTTATGGACGTTAATTCCGGTTGCGATTGTTATTGCATTAGCTATTCCTACTGTTAAAACAATTTATGCGAACGAAAAAGCACCAGAAGTTACGTCACACAAGGATCCAATTGTTATTTATGCGACTAGCGCAAACTGGAAATGGTTCTTTAGTTATCCAGATCAGTCGATTGAAACTGTAAACTATGTACATATTCCAACGGATCGACCGGTATTATTCAAGCTTACCGCGGCAGACTCGATGACGAGTTTCTGGGTGCCACAACTTGGTGGTCAGAAGTACGCGATGAGTGGTATGACGATGGACTTGTACTTGCAGGCCGACGAAACAGGGACGTTTAAAGGACGTAATTCGAACTTTAACGGAGAAGGTTTTGCTGGACAAGTATTCGATGTTGTCGCACAAAAACCAAAAGATTTTGAGAAGTGGGCGCTTAAAGTGAAGGCGGACTCCCCAACAATCTCGCAAGACCGTTACGACAAATTATTATTACCAGGAAACGTGAAACCACAATCTTATGCAGGCACACATATGGCGTTTGTCGATCCAGCAGCGGACCCAGAGTACGTTTTCTATGCGTATAAACGGTACGGTTTTGAATTAACCAACCCACATGATCCAAACGCAAAAGATACAAGAACAGCCAAGCCAATTTTACCAGCACGTCCAGTTACCATTACTAATCCACGTTTTGAAGATATGGATATGTCTCCGATGATTATCAAAAATGGCACTGGATATAAGAAAGATAAGCATTACGATGAAGAAATGGAAAAAATGGGTAAAGAAATTAAAACCGATGAGGCAACAGATCACGATCAATCGGGACACTAA
- the rhaB gene encoding rhamnulokinase: MKHVAVDVGASSGRLLLGELVAGKIELTEIHRFHNGFVEVDGKCIWNIDHIFTNIMVGLEKLKKTGVTRCTLGIDTWAVDYCLLDQEGKRLHEVVSYRDKRTDFAMDAVLAEVSAADIYAKTGIQFLQFNSLYQLYMEDAGLKARTNGVMMVPDYLGYLLTGKRVTEVTNASSTQMLNLHTKQFDVDLLDLVGLDAGQFARFVKPGEMLGKISAEWHEKYDLPDCDVITVATHDTASAVLGAPGVGDDWAFLSSGTWSLLGAELANPINSAEAFAANYTNEWGAYDTFRFLKNIMGLWLIQEVARMQDYAYSYAELAELAAREEPFGVLIGVDDYRFLNPTDMIAEIQAYCMETGQEIPQTPGKLARVIYDSLAIQYAIQIEQLQALTGREIKHLHIIGGGANIAILNQLTADLTGITVHAGPTEATGLGNLAVQLIASGEAEDISAVRELIRKSTPLTTYTPGDGVNMMEIRAMYKNISGKQEAF, translated from the coding sequence TTGAAACATGTGGCTGTAGATGTTGGCGCATCGAGTGGGCGTTTGCTTCTGGGCGAGCTAGTGGCTGGGAAGATAGAGTTAACGGAGATTCATCGCTTTCATAACGGTTTTGTAGAAGTTGATGGTAAATGCATATGGAATATTGATCATATTTTCACAAATATTATGGTTGGCTTGGAAAAATTGAAGAAAACAGGTGTTACGCGATGCACGTTGGGGATTGATACGTGGGCGGTGGACTATTGTTTGTTGGATCAAGAAGGAAAGCGATTACATGAAGTGGTTAGTTATCGTGATAAGCGAACGGATTTTGCGATGGATGCGGTTTTAGCAGAGGTTTCTGCTGCGGATATTTACGCGAAGACAGGGATTCAGTTTTTGCAGTTTAATTCGTTGTATCAATTATATATGGAGGATGCGGGGCTTAAGGCGCGGACGAATGGGGTCATGATGGTGCCTGATTATTTGGGGTATTTATTGACTGGAAAACGTGTGACGGAGGTGACGAACGCTTCTTCTACGCAGATGCTGAATTTACATACGAAACAGTTTGATGTGGATTTGTTGGATTTAGTGGGATTGGATGCTGGGCAGTTTGCGCGGTTTGTGAAGCCGGGTGAGATGTTGGGCAAGATTTCTGCGGAGTGGCATGAGAAGTATGATTTGCCGGATTGTGATGTGATCACGGTTGCAACGCATGATACGGCTTCGGCAGTGCTTGGTGCGCCTGGTGTTGGTGATGATTGGGCGTTCTTGTCGAGTGGGACGTGGTCGCTTCTTGGGGCGGAGTTGGCGAATCCGATTAATAGTGCGGAGGCGTTTGCCGCGAATTACACGAATGAGTGGGGCGCGTATGATACGTTTCGTTTCTTGAAAAACATCATGGGATTGTGGCTCATTCAAGAGGTGGCGCGGATGCAGGATTATGCGTATAGTTATGCAGAGCTTGCGGAATTGGCGGCGCGCGAGGAGCCCTTTGGAGTTTTGATTGGAGTGGATGATTATCGCTTTTTGAACCCAACGGATATGATTGCGGAGATTCAGGCGTATTGTATGGAGACTGGACAGGAAATCCCACAAACACCGGGAAAATTGGCGCGTGTTATTTATGATAGTTTGGCGATTCAGTATGCGATTCAGATTGAGCAGTTGCAGGCTTTAACGGGCCGTGAGATTAAGCATCTCCATATTATTGGTGGTGGCGCGAACATTGCAATTTTGAACCAGTTGACGGCGGATTTGACGGGGATCACAGTGCATGCGGGACCAACCGAGGCGACTGGGCTTGGGAATTTGGCGGTGCAGTTGATTGCGAGTGGCGAGGCTGAGGATATATCGGCGGTTCGGGAGTTGATTCGCAAGTCGACGCCGCTGACTACGTATACGCCGGGTGATGGCGTGAATATGATGGAAATTCGAGCAATGTACAAAAATATATCTGGAAAACAGGAGGCTTTTTAA
- a CDS encoding DeoR/GlpR family DNA-binding transcription regulator yields the protein MFQLKLACDCTIVYNEIDKDVMKMLAFERKDKILSEIKKNKKVHVSQLAKIFNVSEETIRRDLDKLEKEGIVDRSYGGATLSQHTNEDLPYATRNVIKVEEKKKIATKTTSLIKTGDSLIADTSSTVFEALNLLVREKENLTIITNSITAVDLLSKFKVHLILTGGTLRTKSNSLIGSDAANTISRYFVDYAIISCKGLTMENGITDSNEPEAEIKNHMLERANKVILVADSSKFDKNAFIKIVDISEIDYLITDQEPTHEWQQFLKEKDVTLIY from the coding sequence GTGTTTCAATTAAAACTTGCTTGTGATTGTACCATTGTTTACAATGAAATAGACAAGGATGTGATGAAAATGCTTGCTTTCGAGCGAAAAGACAAAATACTATCAGAAATAAAGAAAAACAAGAAAGTCCACGTATCCCAACTAGCTAAAATTTTCAATGTATCTGAAGAAACAATTCGGCGTGATTTAGACAAATTGGAGAAAGAAGGCATCGTGGACCGCAGTTACGGAGGCGCCACTTTGAGCCAACATACAAACGAAGATCTGCCATACGCAACAAGAAACGTCATCAAAGTCGAGGAAAAGAAGAAAATCGCAACAAAAACAACATCCCTCATCAAGACAGGCGATTCGCTCATTGCAGACACGAGTTCGACCGTTTTTGAAGCGCTGAACCTACTCGTCCGCGAGAAAGAGAATCTCACCATCATTACCAATTCGATCACAGCAGTCGACTTACTTTCCAAGTTCAAAGTCCACCTTATTCTGACCGGCGGAACTCTGCGCACCAAGTCCAACTCACTCATCGGCTCCGACGCCGCCAACACAATCAGCCGCTATTTCGTGGATTACGCGATCATCAGCTGCAAAGGCCTCACCATGGAAAACGGCATCACCGATTCCAATGAGCCCGAAGCTGAAATCAAAAATCACATGCTAGAACGCGCTAACAAAGTAATACTAGTAGCCGATTCCTCTAAATTCGACAAAAATGCCTTCATCAAAATCGTCGACATCTCAGAAATCGACTACCTCATCACCGACCAAGAACCCACACACGAGTGGCAACAATTCTTGAAGGAAAAAGATGTAACACTGATTTATTAA
- the qoxB gene encoding cytochrome aa3 quinol oxidase subunit I codes for MSLDEFIITGDPLILGAQISIALVSIGIVVLLTYTKKWKWLFTEWISSVDHKRLGIMYLLAAVLMFFRGGVDALMIRTQLAMPGMEFLDAQHYNEVFTTHGTIMILFMAMPFVIGLMNIVVPLQIGARDVAFPFLNNLSFWTFFMGAMLFNISFVIGGSPAAGWTNYAPLAEEFSPGYGINFYLLGVQIAGIGTLMTGINFMVTILRMRTKGMTLMKMPMFTWTSLITCLIIVFAFPVLTVALALMTFDRLFGTAFFTLANGGIPMMWANLFWVWGHPEVYIVILPAFGIFSEIISTFSKKKLFGYPAMVAAVVVISLLSFLVWVHHFFTMGSGAAVNSFFSITTMMIAIPTGIKIFNWLFTMYKGRISFTTPMLWSLAFIPNFVIGGVTGVMLAMAAADYQYHNTYFLVSHFHYVLIAGTVFSCFAGLIYWYPKMVGYRLNEKIGKWFFWVFVIGFNVCFFPQYFLGLDGMPRRISTYVEGDGWGTLNFISSVGAFLMGAAFLILCWNIVYSYKHSKRETTGDPWDARTLEWATSSAVPPKYNFAKLPEWNDLDDFWEKKQRGETYNDDKAYKHIHMPNNTPLGFIMSVFFFIAGFGLVFYWYWLGIIGGLGVLACMVYRSFKKDDGYHVEVPEIVATEEQAAREFKTGIKEGNPWNL; via the coding sequence ATGAGTTTAGATGAATTTATCATCACCGGCGACCCGCTGATTTTAGGAGCCCAAATTTCGATCGCTCTAGTCAGCATTGGTATCGTCGTGTTACTAACTTATACAAAAAAATGGAAATGGCTATTCACTGAATGGATATCTTCCGTTGACCACAAACGCCTTGGGATCATGTATCTTTTGGCAGCAGTACTAATGTTTTTCCGTGGTGGGGTCGATGCATTAATGATCCGTACTCAGCTTGCGATGCCAGGGATGGAGTTTCTTGACGCCCAGCATTACAACGAAGTATTTACAACTCACGGAACAATCATGATCTTATTTATGGCAATGCCGTTCGTTATTGGTTTAATGAATATCGTTGTGCCGCTTCAAATCGGGGCGCGTGACGTAGCATTCCCATTCTTGAACAACTTAAGTTTCTGGACATTCTTTATGGGGGCAATGCTTTTCAATATTTCCTTCGTAATCGGTGGTAGCCCAGCAGCTGGTTGGACAAACTATGCACCACTCGCCGAGGAATTTAGTCCGGGTTATGGGATTAACTTCTACTTACTCGGGGTCCAGATCGCCGGTATTGGTACGCTTATGACCGGGATCAACTTTATGGTTACAATTTTACGGATGCGAACGAAGGGCATGACATTAATGAAAATGCCAATGTTCACGTGGACATCTCTTATAACTTGTTTAATTATCGTATTCGCGTTCCCAGTACTTACTGTGGCGCTAGCTCTAATGACGTTTGACCGTCTATTCGGAACGGCATTCTTTACACTCGCAAATGGCGGAATTCCGATGATGTGGGCCAACCTGTTCTGGGTTTGGGGACATCCGGAAGTATACATTGTTATTTTGCCGGCGTTCGGGATATTCTCCGAGATCATCTCAACATTCTCGAAGAAAAAACTATTCGGTTATCCAGCGATGGTCGCGGCCGTTGTTGTTATTTCTTTACTAAGTTTCCTAGTTTGGGTCCACCACTTCTTTACAATGGGCTCTGGGGCAGCAGTTAACTCGTTCTTCTCGATTACGACGATGATGATTGCGATACCGACCGGGATTAAGATATTCAACTGGCTCTTTACCATGTACAAAGGGCGAATATCCTTCACCACACCGATGCTTTGGTCACTGGCATTCATACCGAACTTTGTTATTGGTGGGGTTACAGGGGTTATGCTCGCGATGGCAGCAGCCGATTATCAATATCACAACACGTATTTCCTAGTATCGCATTTCCATTACGTTTTAATCGCCGGAACCGTATTCTCCTGTTTTGCAGGTTTGATTTACTGGTATCCAAAAATGGTCGGTTATCGCTTGAATGAGAAAATCGGTAAGTGGTTCTTCTGGGTATTTGTGATCGGATTTAACGTATGTTTCTTCCCACAATATTTCCTAGGTCTTGATGGTATGCCACGTCGTATCAGCACATATGTTGAAGGCGACGGCTGGGGTACACTTAACTTTATCTCGTCTGTTGGTGCGTTCCTAATGGGAGCAGCATTCCTAATTCTTTGTTGGAATATCGTTTACAGTTACAAACACTCTAAACGCGAAACAACTGGTGATCCGTGGGATGCGCGTACGCTTGAGTGGGCAACTTCTTCAGCTGTACCGCCAAAATATAACTTCGCTAAATTGCCAGAATGGAACGATCTTGACGATTTCTGGGAGAAAAAACAACGCGGCGAAACATATAATGATGACAAAGCGTATAAACATATTCACATGCCAAACAATACACCACTAGGTTTCATCATGTCAGTATTTTTCTTCATCGCTGGCTTTGGACTAGTTTTCTATTGGTACTGGCTTGGGATCATCGGCGGCCTCGGCGTACTTGCGTGTATGGTTTACCGCTCATTCAAGAAGGATGACGGCTATCATGTCGAAGTACCTGAAATCGTGGCTACCGAAGAACAAGCAGCACGTGAATTTAAAACTGGCATAAAGGAGGGTAACCCATGGAACCTATAA
- the qoxC gene encoding cytochrome aa3 quinol oxidase subunit III, with the protein MEPIKENSSLPLEYQSEQGRLNILGFWIFLGAEIALFGTLFATYFVMFSGGSNAGHPPSEMFELPLVLIMTFLLLTSSFTCGLAIGEMRKGNVKRLMIYSIITLLLGAGFVGFEIYEFAHYVSEGVTLKVGSYWSAFFVLLGTHGLHVTIGLFWIAFILIQIKMRGLTPQAASKVFISSLYWHFLDVVWIFIFTGVYLLGMVN; encoded by the coding sequence ATGGAACCTATAAAAGAAAATTCCAGCCTTCCGTTAGAATATCAATCGGAACAAGGTCGTTTAAACATTTTAGGCTTCTGGATTTTCCTAGGCGCCGAGATTGCGTTATTCGGTACATTGTTTGCAACTTATTTTGTAATGTTCAGTGGTGGCTCAAATGCGGGTCACCCACCGTCCGAAATGTTCGAGTTACCGCTCGTTCTAATCATGACATTCTTACTTTTAACGAGTAGTTTTACGTGTGGTCTTGCCATTGGTGAGATGCGCAAAGGTAACGTTAAGCGTCTGATGATTTATTCGATTATCACGCTACTTCTAGGTGCTGGATTCGTAGGTTTTGAGATCTATGAGTTCGCGCATTATGTATCAGAAGGCGTCACACTTAAAGTCGGCTCTTACTGGTCTGCATTCTTCGTTTTACTGGGTACCCATGGTCTCCACGTAACGATTGGTCTGTTCTGGATCGCGTTCATTCTGATCCAAATCAAAATGCGTGGTCTAACACCACAAGCCGCATCAAAAGTATTCATTTCAAGCCTTTATTGGCATTTCCTAGACGTTGTGTGGATTTTCATCTTCACAGGTGTCTATCTGTTAGGGATGGTGAATTAA
- a CDS encoding MFS transporter produces MANAGKGSLKATLTVSMSNFLEAGSIVAAAGGLTLWVNYLNLSDASVGLLGAVSANGFGSAVGAFIGGALVDKYGRKFIYKYDLIVYMIGVLLIALSMNFGMLLTGYIITGIAVGAAIPAAWTYIAEEAPAKDRAAHVGYGQLAWSVGPAVMLFLAVLMAPLGLMGSRIIFGMLFVIALITWVLQQQINESTVWEDQKKEDAKAENVGKKVSIKELFTIKANRKAITLVLGIYFFWNLVAGVMGYFMPYIYQVVGGLTSAHANLLQGTLWVFTILSTYFVFIKLGDKMNRKLLFGIGAVMGILAWIILTFGSMGMTELLLFIILWGVAAGFGAQAFYGLWAGELFKTQYRAKVQGMMFGLVRVGVGLISLVVPAMITFLGFKAAGMVMIAFLVIHLIIGLILAPETRGKTLKEIEEERYGPEENSIIEEEQFNG; encoded by the coding sequence ATGGCGAATGCAGGTAAAGGAAGTTTAAAAGCCACTCTTACTGTGTCGATGTCGAATTTTCTGGAGGCTGGATCGATCGTTGCTGCTGCTGGAGGACTAACGTTATGGGTGAATTATTTGAATCTATCGGATGCGTCTGTTGGTTTGCTTGGCGCGGTTAGTGCGAACGGGTTTGGATCGGCAGTTGGTGCCTTTATTGGTGGGGCTTTGGTTGATAAATATGGACGGAAGTTTATCTATAAATATGATTTAATTGTGTATATGATTGGTGTGCTTTTGATAGCGCTATCAATGAATTTCGGTATGTTATTGACAGGGTATATTATCACGGGGATAGCGGTCGGAGCAGCGATTCCAGCGGCTTGGACGTACATCGCGGAGGAAGCACCAGCAAAAGATCGGGCAGCACATGTTGGATATGGGCAGTTGGCTTGGTCGGTAGGGCCTGCTGTGATGCTATTTTTGGCGGTATTAATGGCGCCACTTGGCTTGATGGGAAGTCGAATTATTTTCGGAATGCTGTTTGTAATCGCTCTAATCACGTGGGTTTTACAGCAGCAAATCAATGAATCAACAGTTTGGGAAGATCAGAAGAAAGAGGATGCAAAAGCTGAGAATGTGGGTAAAAAAGTCTCGATTAAGGAGTTATTTACGATTAAGGCGAACCGAAAAGCGATTACGCTCGTGCTCGGTATCTACTTTTTCTGGAATTTAGTTGCAGGCGTCATGGGTTATTTCATGCCGTATATTTATCAAGTGGTTGGCGGATTGACCTCGGCGCACGCGAACTTGTTGCAAGGAACACTGTGGGTATTCACGATTCTTTCGACTTACTTTGTCTTCATTAAATTGGGCGATAAGATGAACCGCAAGCTGTTATTTGGGATTGGCGCCGTCATGGGAATTCTGGCGTGGATTATCTTGACGTTTGGTTCGATGGGAATGACGGAACTGTTGCTATTCATTATTTTGTGGGGTGTTGCGGCTGGTTTTGGAGCGCAAGCGTTTTACGGATTATGGGCTGGCGAACTTTTCAAAACGCAATATCGGGCAAAAGTGCAAGGCATGATGTTTGGATTAGTGCGTGTCGGCGTTGGTTTGATTTCACTAGTCGTGCCAGCTATGATTACGTTCCTAGGATTTAAAGCGGCGGGTATGGTGATGATCGCATTCTTGGTCATTCACTTAATTATTGGACTTATTTTAGCGCCTGAAACGCGAGGTAAAACGCTAAAAGAGATCGAGGAAGAGCGTTATGGCCCAGAGGAGAACAGTATAATCGAGGAGGAACAATTCAATGGTTAA